The genomic DNA ATTTCAATCTGCCTGTTTAATAATTAATGAGCCGCTCTGTGTGTTTCCTAATCTGACGAGGAGAACTTCTGACACGACGcttatcaaaacacacacacaaacacacacacatctgcacgcGTAGTAAACAAACACGGACCCACGGGGGCCACCTGtttccctcaaacacacacacacacacacacacacacacacacacacacacacacacacacacactcacagcagaGACTCACACTGGTAGCGGCTGTTTTCAAACTTTGGGTCGTTGTCGTTCTGGTCGGCGATGAGGACAGTGATCTGACAGATCCCGATGAGCGGCTCCTCAGCCTGATCCGTGGCCGTCACTGACAGCGTGTACTCCCTCTGACGCTCCCGGTCGAAACTCGCCGTTGTGGCAatcacacctgacacacacaggtaccaggtttttaacttaaaaacagacaaacgtTCACATCACAGGAAGGGGGAACTCACCGGTGTCGGGATTGATGTCGAACCCCGACGACACTCCGTCTCTGTGCATGATGCCGTATTTGACCTCTCCGTTGACCCCCATATCGGCGTCGTGGGCCTGGACCTGCAGCACGAACGTCCCGGGCGGCTGGTTCTCCAGGACCGCTGCGTTCACGCTGTAGTTGTAACACTGAGAACACAAACAGCACCATCAGAGATGAGTCTGGATCCAGtcagaaacacaacaaacaaaacagcgtTTACTCGGCTGAAACACGCAAAGACGTCCTCTCCCGCTAACGCCGCACAGACACGAGACGCTCGCTGAC from Plectropomus leopardus isolate mb unplaced genomic scaffold, YSFRI_Pleo_2.0 unplaced_scaffold2522, whole genome shotgun sequence includes the following:
- the LOC121966607 gene encoding protocadherin gamma-B2-like, whose product is IIKLRRSPPPRLRGPQYILNITATDDNVSGGPYPLSSSAQVIVGINDINNNKPVFQECYNYSVNAAVLENQPPGTFVLQVQAHDADMGVNGEVKYGIMHRDGVSSGFDINPDTGVIATTASFDRERQREYTLSVTATDQAEEPLIGICQITVLIADQNDNDPKFENSRYQCESLL